Proteins encoded in a region of the Clostridium beijerinckii genome:
- a CDS encoding NAD(P)-dependent oxidoreductase: protein MKILIVGYYTETSKSNIVRHFPEDWDIVIVQPGKEMLHHIEDCQVLIPEHIKVDSGLLSIAKKLKLVQTGAGFDNVDIDACTQYGIWAANAAGVNAQAVAEHVMALILSYYKNIPFLDAFMKNKIDENELQYTGSELKGKTIGIIGFGSVGKKVTEFCRVFDMNVLVYARNPVVQSDGFVKMTDFDTLVGASDIVSVHVSLNQQTKQLINKDVFKKMKNTALFVNTARGGIVNERDLIDALKNRDISGACLDVFESEPLPIDSELRNLRNVILTPHTAGLPDGLKFHKKRYDFFVNNIKRVENGEEPESKLNQL, encoded by the coding sequence ATGAAAATTCTTATAGTCGGATATTATACTGAGACCTCAAAATCAAATATTGTAAGGCATTTTCCAGAAGACTGGGACATTGTAATTGTCCAGCCTGGAAAAGAAATGTTGCATCATATTGAAGATTGTCAGGTACTCATACCTGAACATATTAAAGTGGACAGCGGTCTGCTTTCTATAGCAAAAAAATTAAAGTTGGTACAGACGGGTGCTGGATTTGACAATGTAGATATAGATGCCTGCACACAGTACGGTATTTGGGCGGCCAATGCTGCAGGAGTGAATGCACAGGCAGTTGCAGAGCACGTAATGGCGCTGATATTGTCTTATTATAAAAATATACCGTTTCTTGATGCTTTCATGAAGAACAAGATAGATGAAAATGAATTGCAGTATACAGGGAGTGAATTAAAAGGCAAAACCATCGGGATTATAGGTTTTGGCTCCGTCGGTAAAAAAGTAACTGAGTTTTGCAGGGTCTTTGATATGAATGTTCTGGTTTATGCTAGAAATCCCGTTGTACAGTCTGACGGTTTTGTGAAAATGACGGATTTCGATACTCTTGTAGGCGCATCAGACATAGTAAGTGTGCATGTATCCTTAAATCAGCAAACCAAACAGCTAATCAACAAAGATGTATTCAAGAAAATGAAGAATACTGCACTTTTTGTCAATACAGCCCGCGGCGGAATTGTCAATGAAAGAGACTTGATAGATGCATTAAAAAATAGAGACATTTCAGGAGCATGCCTTGATGTGTTTGAATCTGAACCTCTTCCAATTGACAGTGAACTCCGAAATCTAAGAAATGTGATACTTACTCCTCATACGGCAGGCTTGCCTGATGGTCTCAAATTCCATAAAAAAAGATATGATTTCTTCGTGAATAATATAAAGCGTGTAGAGAATGGTGAAGAGCCTGAAAGCAAGCTCAATCAGTTATAG
- a CDS encoding peptide deformylase, whose protein sequence is MIKPIVKDILFLGQKSEEATKNDMVVIDNLIDTLRANLEHCVGLAANMIGIKKRILVFTVGNFIVPMINPVILKKEKPYETEESCLSLIGFRKTKRYETIEVMYLDRNFNKKKQVFNGFTAQIIQHEMDHFEGIII, encoded by the coding sequence ATGATAAAACCAATAGTAAAAGATATATTATTTTTAGGGCAAAAATCAGAAGAGGCAACTAAAAATGATATGGTAGTAATTGATAATTTAATAGATACATTAAGAGCAAACTTAGAGCATTGTGTTGGATTGGCGGCTAATATGATTGGAATAAAGAAGCGCATATTAGTATTTACTGTAGGCAATTTTATTGTACCTATGATAAATCCAGTTATATTAAAAAAGGAAAAGCCTTATGAAACAGAAGAAAGTTGCTTATCTTTAATTGGATTTAGAAAGACAAAGAGATATGAAACGATAGAGGTTATGTATCTTGATAGAAACTTTAATAAGAAGAAACAAGTGTTTAATGGATTTACAGCACAAATAATTCAACATGAAATGGATCATTTTGAAGGTATAATAATCTAA
- a CDS encoding alkaline phosphatase family protein, protein MQKILIVVIDGCSPEYFTLENAPNIYGLCEQKGFIKNIYGAVPTVTNVNHASILSGLWPNETQMVGNFFYDHITGKSGFIQEKGFMKATTILQHIKSIGGKTALLTVKGKILEVYGEDVDLGISAEKPDLNLLEQLGISMPPKIQSVESSKWILDAAYTCIQKESPEIVYCTTNDYIMHHYGPNSEQAKKQISDIDNCIKKIHELEPTRQIYITADHGMNKKTTLVNFQNLSEQAGFHVVCVPPMKDRYIENHAYQEGGTLYVYMKNADEMEKYLQFVSAQISVDKIMNNKEAAELYHLPINSIGDYVIFASEDYAFAEIEGIYLNTKDIRTHGSLYEMEIPLAAINPVASQEKYQFSKDITSNILQLLSR, encoded by the coding sequence ATGCAAAAAATATTGATTGTTGTCATTGATGGGTGCTCTCCAGAGTATTTTACTTTAGAAAATGCACCAAATATTTATGGTTTATGTGAGCAAAAAGGATTCATAAAAAATATCTATGGTGCAGTTCCTACTGTAACCAATGTTAATCATGCCTCTATTCTGTCAGGACTTTGGCCAAATGAGACACAAATGGTAGGAAATTTCTTTTATGATCACATAACAGGAAAGTCTGGATTTATACAAGAGAAAGGATTTATGAAAGCTACTACAATATTACAGCACATTAAAAGTATTGGTGGTAAAACTGCTTTATTGACAGTAAAAGGAAAGATTCTTGAAGTATATGGAGAAGATGTTGATTTAGGAATTAGTGCTGAAAAGCCTGACCTTAACCTTTTAGAGCAGCTAGGCATTTCTATGCCGCCAAAAATACAAAGTGTAGAAAGTAGCAAATGGATTTTAGATGCAGCCTATACGTGCATACAAAAAGAATCTCCTGAAATTGTGTACTGCACTACTAATGACTATATTATGCATCATTATGGACCAAACTCTGAACAGGCTAAAAAGCAAATAAGCGATATTGATAACTGCATCAAAAAAATACACGAATTAGAACCAACCCGCCAGATTTATATTACTGCTGACCATGGAATGAATAAAAAAACTACTCTTGTAAATTTTCAAAATTTATCTGAACAAGCAGGTTTTCATGTTGTATGCGTACCTCCAATGAAAGATAGATATATTGAAAATCATGCATATCAGGAAGGTGGAACACTTTATGTGTATATGAAAAATGCAGATGAAATGGAAAAGTATCTCCAATTTGTGTCTGCTCAAATATCAGTTGACAAAATTATGAATAACAAAGAAGCTGCTGAACTTTATCATTTGCCAATAAATAGTATAGGAGACTACGTCATTTTTGCCTCTGAAGATTATGCATTTGCTGAAATTGAAGGTATTTATTTAAATACTAAAGACATACGAACTCACGGCTCCCTTTATGAAATGGAAATACCTTTAGCAGCAATTAATCCTGTTGCATCACAAGAAAAGTATCAATTCAGTAAAGATATAACTTCAAATATTTTGCAATTGTTATCCAGATAG
- a CDS encoding RBBP9/YdeN family alpha/beta hydrolase encodes MNIKIVPGLNNSGPEHWQSIWEKKYGFKRIAQEEWDYPVYKEWEKNLIENLSIENSCDVVLVAHSLGCLLTVKAMPKIRKYLKAVFLVAPPDPNKEQFPNFLDSFEHLPEDNLELPGMLIYSENDQYSSSLFCIEKGKQWGLETVSVGRKGHINSESNIDDWNEGFNLFQKLLERIR; translated from the coding sequence ATGAATATAAAGATAGTTCCTGGCCTTAATAATTCTGGGCCAGAGCATTGGCAGAGTATTTGGGAGAAAAAATATGGATTTAAAAGAATAGCCCAAGAGGAATGGGATTATCCAGTATATAAAGAATGGGAAAAAAATTTAATAGAAAATCTTTCAATAGAAAATAGCTGCGATGTAGTATTAGTTGCACACAGCCTTGGCTGCTTGCTTACTGTAAAAGCCATGCCTAAGATACGAAAGTACTTGAAAGCAGTCTTCTTAGTGGCTCCACCAGATCCAAACAAGGAACAATTTCCAAATTTTTTAGACTCATTTGAACATTTGCCAGAGGATAACCTGGAGTTGCCTGGAATGCTAATTTATAGTGAGAATGATCAATATTCCTCATCTCTGTTTTGTATAGAAAAAGGCAAACAGTGGGGCCTTGAAACAGTATCTGTGGGTAGAAAGGGTCATATAAATAGTGAATCCAATATAGATGATTGGAATGAAGGATTTAATTTATTTCAGAAACTATTGGAAAGAATTCGATAA
- a CDS encoding sialate O-acetylesterase encodes MINSFLMVGQSNMAGRGFLKDVPLICNERIKVMRNGIWQIMTEPINYDRPYSGIGPAASFAAAWCRKNKDEEIGLIPCADGGTSLDDWSVDGPLFKHAILQAKLAKESSKLKGILWHQGESDSLSGLYKVYNKKFSVIVDAFRRELGEPDIPIIIGEIGDYLGSGFLGAYFPEYPKVNEELLEFAKGHKNCYFVTASGLTANPDGIHINAASQRIFGLRYFEAYDKLNHILTPLEGEEDAINIDSERVLTKTEKMTILENKFAGGHISLEDYQIQMSNINNDNKVFLS; translated from the coding sequence ATGATAAATTCGTTTTTAATGGTTGGTCAATCAAACATGGCTGGCCGAGGATTTTTAAAAGATGTTCCACTAATTTGCAATGAACGTATAAAGGTAATGCGTAATGGGATATGGCAAATAATGACGGAGCCTATAAACTATGATAGACCTTATTCTGGCATTGGTCCGGCGGCTTCTTTTGCTGCTGCATGGTGTAGAAAAAATAAAGATGAAGAAATAGGTTTAATACCTTGTGCTGATGGTGGTACAAGTTTAGATGATTGGTCAGTGGATGGTCCATTATTCAAACATGCTATATTACAAGCAAAACTTGCTAAAGAAAGTAGTAAGCTTAAGGGAATTCTATGGCATCAAGGTGAAAGTGATTCTCTTTCAGGGCTTTACAAGGTTTATAATAAAAAGTTTTCAGTAATTGTTGATGCATTTCGTAGAGAGCTTGGTGAGCCAGATATTCCTATTATTATAGGTGAAATTGGAGATTATTTAGGAAGTGGATTTTTAGGTGCGTATTTTCCAGAATACCCTAAAGTAAATGAGGAACTCTTAGAGTTTGCCAAAGGCCACAAGAATTGTTATTTCGTAACAGCATCAGGCTTAACAGCTAATCCTGATGGTATTCATATAAATGCAGCTTCACAGAGAATATTTGGGCTTAGGTATTTTGAAGCATATGATAAATTAAATCATATATTAACTCCACTAGAAGGTGAAGAAGATGCTATTAACATAGACAGTGAAAGAGTTTTAACAAAGACTGAAAAGATGACAATACTAGAAAATAAATTTGCTGGAGGACATATATCATTAGAAGACTATCAAATACAAATGTCAAATATTAATAATGATAATAAGGTCTTCTTGAGTTAA
- a CDS encoding LysR substrate-binding domain-containing protein encodes MTIRDLEIFVEVCTQMSMSKAAQKLYISPSSVSQSISALENEYNTKLFERLSKKLYLTSNGKELLFHAKQLLYDLGQMNLKMRNLSYQGLVRIGVCTTIGHKLIYPILEKFQNLYPSVNIQVEIGNSSYIEQKILSYDLDVAIIQMESPCSELTYVDFLDDKLMLVCHPENPLAEQTIKINQLSSEPVIAREPGSRTQKMLQDIFDESHIIPNVTWICKSIDSIKEAVIHNKGIALLSQYLIQDELKNRKIAKINLEEYNFTRKFYISYHKNKHLTEYIHNFIMLCSTIKDENPLKVQ; translated from the coding sequence TTGACAATTCGTGATTTAGAAATATTTGTAGAAGTTTGTACTCAAATGAGTATGAGTAAAGCCGCTCAAAAATTATATATATCGCCATCATCCGTTAGTCAGTCAATATCAGCGCTGGAGAATGAATATAATACAAAGTTATTTGAGCGATTATCTAAAAAACTATATTTGACTTCTAATGGAAAGGAATTGCTTTTCCATGCAAAACAATTATTATATGATTTAGGGCAAATGAACTTAAAAATGAGAAATCTTTCCTATCAAGGACTAGTACGCATTGGAGTTTGTACCACAATTGGTCATAAATTAATTTACCCAATATTAGAGAAATTCCAGAACCTTTATCCTTCCGTAAATATTCAAGTTGAAATTGGAAATAGCTCCTACATAGAACAAAAGATATTATCATATGATTTGGATGTAGCCATTATTCAAATGGAATCTCCTTGCAGTGAGTTAACATATGTTGATTTTTTAGATGATAAACTAATGCTTGTTTGCCATCCAGAAAATCCCCTTGCTGAACAAACAATTAAAATTAATCAATTAAGCTCAGAACCAGTAATAGCCCGTGAACCTGGAAGCAGAACTCAAAAAATGCTTCAAGATATTTTTGATGAATCGCATATTATTCCTAATGTTACATGGATTTGCAAAAGTATTGATTCTATAAAAGAAGCTGTAATTCATAATAAAGGAATAGCACTTTTATCTCAATACTTAATACAAGACGAATTAAAAAACAGAAAAATCGCAAAAATAAATTTAGAAGAATATAATTTTACAAGGAAGTTCTATATTTCATATCATAAAAACAAGCATTTAACAGAATATATACATAACTTTATAATGCTGTGTAGTACAATAAAGGATGAGAATCCCCTAAAGGTACAATAG
- a CDS encoding SPL family radical SAM protein, which translates to MHDVVAKGILSSSNGMNIYRGCTHGCIYCDARSHCYGMDHIFEDIEVKANVLQLLEDALKKKRRKCMIGTGAMSDPYIHLEENLQNTRKCLEIIDKYGFGLAIQTKSNRILRDLELLTSINKKAKCVVQMTLTTYDEELCKIIEPNVSTTKERFEVLKIMRDNKIPTVVWLSPILPYINDTEENIRGVLDYCIEAKVKGIIVFGIGLTLRNGNREYYYKNLDKHFKGLKEKYIREYGNSYEVLSKNHEKLMKIIKDTCQQNNIIFGVKEVFNYMKAFEEENNEVQIGFDI; encoded by the coding sequence ATGCATGATGTAGTGGCAAAAGGTATATTATCTAGTAGTAATGGAATGAATATTTATAGAGGATGTACTCATGGATGTATATATTGTGACGCCAGAAGTCATTGTTATGGAATGGATCATATATTTGAAGACATTGAGGTTAAGGCTAATGTGCTGCAGTTATTAGAGGACGCACTTAAGAAAAAAAGAAGAAAGTGCATGATTGGAACAGGTGCAATGAGTGATCCATATATTCATCTAGAAGAAAATCTTCAAAATACAAGAAAATGTTTGGAGATAATTGATAAGTATGGATTTGGACTCGCGATACAAACTAAATCAAATAGAATTTTAAGAGACTTAGAGTTGCTAACAAGTATAAATAAAAAAGCAAAGTGTGTTGTGCAGATGACATTAACAACTTATGATGAAGAATTATGTAAGATTATTGAACCTAATGTTTCTACAACAAAAGAACGATTCGAAGTTTTAAAAATAATGAGGGATAACAAAATTCCTACGGTAGTTTGGCTAAGTCCTATTTTACCTTATATAAATGATACAGAGGAAAATATAAGAGGAGTTTTAGATTATTGTATAGAAGCTAAAGTTAAAGGAATTATAGTATTTGGTATTGGATTAACATTAAGAAATGGAAATAGGGAATATTATTATAAGAATTTAGATAAGCATTTTAAAGGTTTAAAAGAAAAATATATAAGAGAATATGGGAATAGTTATGAAGTGTTAAGTAAGAATCATGAAAAATTAATGAAAATTATTAAAGACACCTGTCAGCAGAATAATATTATTTTTGGAGTGAAAGAAGTTTTTAATTATATGAAAGCTTTTGAAGAGGAGAATAATGAAGTTCAAATAGGTTTTGATATATAG
- a CDS encoding electron transfer flavoprotein subunit beta/FixA family protein, translating into MNIVVCVKQVPDTTAVKIDPKTGTLIRDGVPSIMNPEDKHALEGALQLKEKVGGKVTVISMGLPMAKAVLREALCMGADEAILLTDRALGGADTLATSKALAGVIAKLDYDLVFAGRQAIDGDTAQVGPEIAEHLNIPQVTYVQDVKVEGNTLIVNRALEDGHQVVEVKTPCLLTAIEELNETRYMNVLDIFETSDDEIKVMSAADIDVDVAELGLKGSPTKVKKSMTKEVKGAGEIVRETPKNAAYYVVGKLKEKHYI; encoded by the coding sequence ATGAATATAGTAGTTTGTGTAAAACAAGTTCCAGATACTACAGCAGTAAAAATTGATCCTAAAACTGGCACATTAATAAGAGATGGTGTTCCATCAATAATGAACCCAGAAGATAAGCATGCTTTAGAAGGTGCATTACAATTAAAAGAAAAAGTTGGAGGAAAAGTTACTGTAATAAGTATGGGACTTCCAATGGCTAAAGCGGTTTTAAGAGAAGCATTATGTATGGGAGCTGATGAAGCTATTCTTTTAACAGATAGAGCACTTGGAGGAGCTGACACATTAGCAACTTCAAAAGCATTAGCTGGAGTTATTGCTAAATTAGATTATGATTTAGTGTTCGCTGGAAGACAAGCAATTGATGGAGATACTGCACAAGTAGGACCAGAAATAGCAGAACATTTAAACATTCCTCAAGTAACTTACGTTCAAGACGTTAAAGTTGAAGGAAATACATTAATAGTAAATAGAGCACTAGAAGATGGACATCAAGTAGTAGAAGTTAAAACTCCATGTCTATTAACTGCAATCGAAGAATTAAATGAAACAAGATATATGAATGTTTTAGATATATTCGAAACTTCAGATGATGAAATCAAAGTTATGAGCGCAGCTGATATAGATGTAGATGTAGCTGAATTAGGGCTTAAAGGCTCACCTACAAAGGTTAAGAAGTCAATGACTAAGGAAGTTAAAGGTGCAGGAGAAATCGTAAGAGAAACACCTAAAAATGCAGCATACTATGTTGTAGGAAAATTAAAAGAAAAACACTACATCTAA
- the ppsA gene encoding phosphoenolpyruvate synthase, whose translation MNSYVLSFQEIDKTKISMVGGKGANLGELSRITEILVPEGFCVTTEAYKKITENNEELKGLLDELSHFGVEDIEKIREISSEIRKVIEGITIPEVINEEIARSILRLGEKDSYAVRSSATAEDLPTASFAGQQDTYLNIIGKESILKHIRKCLASLFTERAVIYRIQNGFDHNKVHLSVVVQKMVFPKAAGILFTADPVTCNRKLVSIDASFGLGEALVSGLVNADNYRVRNDKIVDKKISTKKLGIYSLKDGGTEKLEIEPEIQNSQVLTNEQILKLTHMGRRIEEHFGCPQDIEWCLAHDTFYIVQSRPITTLYPIPEANNEKKHVYLSVGHQQMMTDPLMPLGMSLKELISFGRWFKAGGRFFVDVAPMLASPDGRKNLLNNMKQLEPLTEDAIMTIIERDFIKCLPNDKEEQSDIKRNKSISAAGSEPQKELDPTIVSELIKKTQSSIEELKQNIQKKSGVDLIDFILEDTNELKRILFDPQSTAVFMSAINASLWINEKMNEWLGEKNAADILSQSVPNNITSEMGLELMDVADVIRPYPEIVDFLQHVKDDNFLDEVIKFHGGKETRDAILSYLRKFGMRCSGEIDITRTRFSEKPITLVPMILSNIKNFEPSAGKKKFEQGRQEALNKEQELLSRLRELPDGEEKAKETKRNIDLIRNFIGYREYPKYGMISRYFVYKQALMKEAERLVQDGVIHKKEDIYYLTLEELREVVHANELDYDIIIKRKEEHKLNEKLTPPRVMTSDGEIITGKYKRENIPAGAIPGLPVSSGVIEGRARVILNMEDAVLEAGDILVTSFTDPSWTPLFVSIKGLVTEIGGLMTHGAVIAREYGLPAVVGVEDATKLIKDGEWIRVNGTEGYVEIL comes from the coding sequence ATGAATTCATATGTACTTAGCTTTCAGGAGATTGATAAAACAAAGATTTCCATGGTTGGAGGGAAAGGCGCTAATCTAGGAGAATTATCTAGAATTACTGAAATTTTAGTACCAGAAGGTTTTTGTGTTACAACAGAAGCGTATAAAAAAATAACTGAAAATAATGAAGAACTTAAAGGTTTATTAGATGAATTATCGCATTTTGGAGTAGAAGACATAGAAAAAATAAGAGAAATTAGCAGTGAAATTCGCAAGGTAATTGAAGGGATAACTATACCTGAGGTTATTAACGAAGAGATTGCAAGATCTATATTAAGACTTGGTGAAAAAGATTCATATGCCGTACGTTCTAGTGCAACCGCAGAGGATTTGCCGACAGCTTCTTTTGCAGGTCAGCAGGATACGTATTTAAATATTATTGGAAAGGAATCAATTTTAAAACATATCAGAAAGTGCTTGGCATCACTGTTTACAGAGAGAGCAGTAATTTATCGTATTCAAAACGGATTTGACCACAATAAAGTGCACCTTTCTGTGGTTGTTCAGAAGATGGTATTCCCTAAGGCGGCAGGAATTTTGTTTACTGCTGATCCTGTTACTTGTAATAGAAAATTGGTGTCCATTGATGCAAGCTTTGGGTTAGGGGAAGCCTTGGTTTCTGGATTAGTGAATGCTGATAATTATAGAGTACGCAATGATAAAATAGTAGATAAGAAAATATCTACTAAGAAGCTAGGTATCTATTCTTTAAAAGATGGTGGTACCGAAAAGTTGGAGATTGAGCCTGAAATTCAAAATAGTCAAGTGCTGACAAATGAACAGATTTTGAAACTTACACATATGGGGAGAAGAATTGAAGAGCATTTTGGCTGCCCACAAGACATAGAATGGTGTTTGGCTCACGATACATTTTATATTGTTCAGAGCCGACCAATTACTACTTTATATCCAATTCCTGAAGCTAATAATGAAAAAAAACATGTATATTTATCTGTGGGACATCAACAAATGATGACCGATCCTTTGATGCCACTCGGAATGTCTTTAAAGGAGTTGATATCTTTCGGCCGATGGTTTAAGGCTGGTGGAAGATTTTTTGTTGATGTGGCACCAATGCTGGCTTCACCAGATGGCAGAAAAAACTTATTAAATAATATGAAACAACTTGAACCTCTCACAGAAGACGCAATTATGACCATAATAGAGCGAGATTTCATAAAATGCTTACCAAATGATAAAGAGGAACAGAGTGACATTAAAAGGAATAAAAGTATCTCAGCTGCAGGTTCAGAGCCACAAAAGGAATTGGATCCGACAATCGTTTCTGAGCTGATTAAGAAGACTCAATCATCCATAGAGGAGTTAAAACAAAATATCCAAAAGAAATCAGGGGTAGATTTAATTGATTTTATTCTAGAAGATACGAATGAGTTAAAGAGAATTTTATTTGATCCACAAAGTACAGCTGTATTTATGTCTGCTATAAATGCTTCGCTTTGGATTAATGAAAAGATGAACGAGTGGTTAGGTGAAAAAAATGCAGCCGATATCCTTTCTCAATCTGTACCAAACAATATTACTTCGGAAATGGGTCTAGAATTAATGGATGTGGCAGATGTGATACGTCCTTATCCAGAAATAGTTGATTTTTTGCAGCATGTAAAAGATGATAACTTTTTAGATGAAGTGATTAAATTTCATGGTGGGAAGGAAACAAGGGATGCAATCTTGTCTTATCTTAGGAAATTTGGAATGCGCTGCAGTGGAGAAATCGACATTACTAGAACTCGATTCAGCGAAAAACCAATTACACTTGTCCCTATGATTTTAAGCAATATCAAAAACTTTGAGCCGAGTGCTGGCAAAAAGAAATTTGAGCAAGGGCGACAGGAAGCTTTGAATAAAGAACAAGAGTTATTAAGTCGCCTAAGAGAGTTACCTGATGGTGAAGAAAAGGCCAAAGAGACAAAACGAAATATCGACTTGATCAGGAATTTTATAGGTTATCGCGAATACCCAAAATATGGCATGATTAGCCGATATTTTGTTTATAAGCAGGCTTTAATGAAAGAAGCGGAACGACTCGTACAAGATGGCGTTATTCATAAAAAAGAAGATATTTATTACCTTACTTTAGAAGAACTTCGTGAAGTAGTACACGCAAATGAACTTGATTATGATATTATAATTAAGCGTAAAGAAGAACATAAATTAAATGAAAAGCTAACACCACCACGTGTTATGACCTCTGATGGTGAAATTATTACAGGTAAATACAAGCGAGAAAATATTCCAGCTGGCGCGATTCCAGGGCTACCTGTTTCTTCTGGGGTCATAGAAGGAAGAGCACGCGTAATCTTAAACATGGAAGATGCTGTGTTAGAAGCTGGAGATATATTAGTCACATCATTTACAGACCCTAGCTGGACACCATTATTTGTATCAATAAAAGGTCTAGTTACTGAAATTGGGGGACTCATGACTCATGGAGCTGTTATAGCACGTGAATATGGATTACCAGCAGTTGTAGGAGTAGAGGATGCTACCAAACTGATAAAAGATGGAGAGTGGATTCGTGTAAATGGTACAGAAGGTTATGTAGAAATTTTATAG
- a CDS encoding acyl-CoA dehydrogenase, giving the protein MNFKLTREQQLVQQMVREFAVNEVKPIAAEIDETERFPMENVEKMAKLGMMGIPFSKEFGGAGGDVLSYIIAVEELSKVCGTTGVILSAHTSLCATVINENGTNEQRAKYLPDLCSGKKIGAFGLTEPGAGTDSGAQQTTAVLEGDHYVLNGSKIFITNGGVAETFIIFAMTDKSKGTKGVSGFIVEKSFPGFSIGKIENKMGIRASSTTELVMEDCIVPKENLLSVEGKGFGIAMKTLDGGRIGIAAQALGIAEGAFEEAVNYMKERKQFGKPLSAFQGLQWYIAEMDVKIQAAKYLVYLAATKKQDGEPYSIDAARAKLFAADVAMEVTTKAVQIFGGYGYTKEYPLERMMRDAKICEIYEGTSEVQKMVIAGRILR; this is encoded by the coding sequence ATGAATTTTAAGTTGACTAGAGAACAACAATTAGTACAACAAATGGTTAGAGAATTCGCAGTAAATGAAGTTAAGCCAATAGCTGCTGAAATCGACGAAACAGAAAGATTCCCTATGGAAAACGTTGAAAAAATGGCTAAGCTTGGAATGATGGGGATCCCATTTTCAAAAGAATTTGGCGGAGCAGGCGGAGATGTTCTTTCATATATAATTGCTGTGGAAGAATTATCAAAAGTTTGTGGTACTACAGGAGTTATTCTTTCAGCGCATACATCATTATGTGCAACAGTAATTAATGAAAATGGAACTAACGAACAAAGAGCAAAATATTTGCCTGATCTTTGTAGTGGTAAGAAAATTGGTGCTTTCGGATTAACAGAACCAGGTGCTGGTACAGATTCTGGAGCTCAACAAACAACTGCTGTATTAGAAGGGGATCATTATGTATTAAATGGTTCAAAAATCTTTATAACAAATGGTGGAGTTGCAGAAACTTTCATAATATTTGCTATGACAGATAAGAGCAAGGGTACTAAAGGTGTTTCAGGATTCATAGTTGAAAAATCATTCCCAGGATTCTCAATAGGAAAAATAGAAAACAAGATGGGTATTAGAGCATCTTCAACAACTGAATTAGTTATGGAAGACTGTATAGTACCAAAAGAAAACTTACTAAGTGTTGAAGGTAAGGGATTCGGAATAGCAATGAAAACTCTTGATGGAGGAAGAATTGGTATAGCTGCCCAAGCTCTAGGTATTGCAGAAGGTGCTTTTGAAGAAGCAGTTAACTATATGAAAGAAAGAAAACAATTTGGTAAACCATTATCAGCATTCCAAGGATTACAATGGTATATAGCTGAAATGGATGTTAAAATCCAAGCTGCTAAATACTTAGTATACCTAGCTGCAACAAAGAAGCAAGATGGTGAGCCTTACTCAATAGATGCTGCAAGAGCTAAATTATTTGCCGCAGATGTTGCAATGGAAGTTACAACTAAGGCAGTTCAAATCTTTGGTGGATATGGTTACACTAAAGAATACCCATTAGAAAGAATGATGAGAGATGCTAAAATATGCGAAATCTACGAAGGAACTTCAGAAGTTCAAAAGATGGTTATCGCAGGAAGAATTTTAAGATAG
- a CDS encoding CD3324 family protein → MKYINAADVLPKELLNEILNYVDGELLYIPASRKKRKWGENSGSREYYKKRNSEIINQYKNGATITNIADKYCLSYDSVRKIVNK, encoded by the coding sequence ATGAAATATATCAATGCAGCAGATGTGCTTCCAAAAGAATTATTGAATGAAATTTTAAATTATGTAGATGGAGAATTGTTATATATTCCTGCTTCTAGAAAAAAACGAAAGTGGGGAGAAAATAGTGGTTCAAGAGAATATTATAAGAAACGTAATAGTGAAATAATCAATCAATATAAAAATGGAGCGACAATAACTAATATTGCCGATAAATATTGTTTATCATATGATTCAGTAAGAAAAATAGTGAATAAATAA